The following coding sequences lie in one Capnocytophaga stomatis genomic window:
- a CDS encoding IS5 family transposase yields MSKDIIKKWIISHLSIGKRGFKTKFDLSLIFLLIVKRLKTGCQWRELPVEVYFKDQKISYQTVYYYFNKWSKDGSFKRIWLNLLLENRRKLDLSSVQLDGSHTRCRMGGQSVGYQLRKKSKTTNSIFLCDNLGQILAMGSPKSGNHHDLNDIDFVLKEILNLLEEAKIEHKGLFVNADAGFDSRDLKSFLQEKEIIPNIKQNPRNGQNENIYFDEELYKNRFKIERSFAWLDGFKGLIIRYETLNTTWMAMLYLGIILTFIRKV; encoded by the coding sequence TTGAGCAAAGATATAATAAAAAAATGGATTATTTCCCATTTGAGTATTGGAAAAAGAGGATTTAAAACAAAATTTGATTTATCATTAATTTTTCTTCTGATAGTCAAACGATTAAAAACAGGTTGCCAGTGGAGGGAACTTCCGGTAGAAGTGTATTTTAAAGACCAAAAAATAAGCTATCAAACAGTCTATTATTATTTCAATAAATGGAGTAAAGATGGTAGTTTTAAGCGAATTTGGCTTAATTTGTTGCTTGAGAATCGGAGAAAATTAGATTTATCAAGCGTCCAACTTGATGGTAGTCATACTCGATGTCGAATGGGAGGGCAATCTGTTGGTTATCAGTTAAGAAAAAAGTCAAAGACCACGAATTCTATCTTTCTGTGTGATAATTTGGGGCAAATTTTAGCAATGGGTAGTCCAAAATCCGGTAATCATCACGATTTGAATGATATAGACTTTGTTTTAAAAGAGATTTTGAATCTTTTGGAGGAAGCGAAAATAGAGCATAAAGGCTTGTTTGTCAATGCAGATGCAGGTTTTGATAGCCGAGACTTAAAAAGTTTTTTACAGGAAAAAGAAATAATACCTAATATCAAACAAAATCCCAGAAATGGACAAAATGAAAATATTTATTTTGACGAAGAATTATATAAAAATCGGTTTAAAATAGAGAGAAGTTTTGCGTGGCTTGATGGTTTTAAAGGATTGATTATAAGATATGAAACCCTAAACACAACTTGGATGGCTATGTTGTATCTAGGGATTATACTAACATTTATTCGAAAAGTTTAA
- a CDS encoding ABC transporter ATP-binding protein gives METILEINNLSKNFGKFRAVDNISFRIEKGNVYGLLGPNGSGKSTTLGMILNVVNKTSGTYQWFGGNTSNQQALKRIGAIIERPNFYPYMSAYDNLKLVCKIKEISTDKIQSKLKLVGLWEYKDRKFKAFSLGMKQRLAIASALLNDPEILILDEPTNGLDPQGIHKIRELIQYIASQGVTVLLASHLLDEVEKVCSHVIVLQQGKMLYNGRVDEMVTSNGFIELSSENNEELLHFLRNSSDFDRIISENGIIKAFPKTDMNASDLNKLLFEKGFSLSHLVKRKESLENQFLKLTNNQN, from the coding sequence ATGGAAACAATTTTAGAAATTAACAATTTATCCAAAAACTTTGGCAAGTTCAGAGCTGTGGATAATATTTCTTTTCGGATTGAAAAAGGCAATGTATATGGCTTGTTAGGTCCTAACGGAAGCGGAAAATCAACTACTTTGGGAATGATTCTTAATGTAGTAAATAAAACCTCAGGAACGTATCAATGGTTCGGCGGAAATACTTCTAACCAACAGGCTCTCAAAAGGATAGGAGCTATTATTGAGCGACCTAATTTCTATCCGTATATGTCAGCCTACGACAACCTGAAGTTGGTTTGTAAAATCAAAGAAATTTCTACCGACAAAATCCAAAGCAAACTAAAACTGGTAGGTTTATGGGAATATAAAGACCGTAAATTCAAGGCTTTTTCATTGGGAATGAAGCAGCGTTTGGCGATAGCTTCGGCTTTGTTAAATGACCCTGAAATATTAATTTTGGACGAACCCACAAACGGTCTTGACCCTCAAGGGATACACAAAATCAGAGAGTTAATACAATACATTGCTTCACAAGGAGTTACTGTACTTTTGGCTTCACATTTATTAGATGAAGTCGAAAAAGTATGCTCACACGTGATTGTTTTGCAACAAGGAAAAATGCTTTACAACGGACGTGTTGATGAGATGGTAACCAGCAACGGTTTTATTGAATTATCTTCTGAAAATAACGAAGAATTGCTTCATTTTTTGAGAAATAGTTCTGATTTTGATAGAATTATTTCCGAAAACGGAATTATCAAAGCCTTTCCGAAAACGGATATGAATGCTTCAGACCTAAATAAATTACTCTTTGAAAAAGGATTTTCCCTTTCACATTTAGTAAAACGAAAAGAAAGCCTTGAAAATCAATTCCTAAAATTAACCAACAACCAAAATTAA